One Paracoccus jeotgali DNA window includes the following coding sequences:
- a CDS encoding recombinase family protein produces the protein MPLIGYARVSTEDQTPLPQSHALRAAGCAEIHEEQASGGNRSRPVLARVLDRIGKGDTLVVMRIDRLARSLSHLLEIIERLEAKGAFFRSLQDPIDTASPQGKFTLQVLGAAAEFERALIRERTRAGLKAARSQGRIGGNPGVRQGDPAALRKIRLARHEGYMERLNERAPDWVPHVRRLRPDMAWEDVLRLINAPLPEARRWTQSRLLRAVNAYVRDGMLPESVLGRATRKMTSDRLPALVAAIRGADPQITLQAICDRLEAMREPTPRGRRQWQPSSVKMLLERAEKLGLL, from the coding sequence ATGCCCCTGATCGGCTACGCCCGCGTCTCCACCGAGGATCAGACCCCTCTGCCCCAGTCGCACGCGCTCCGTGCGGCCGGTTGTGCCGAGATCCACGAGGAACAGGCTTCGGGTGGCAATCGGTCCCGGCCGGTGCTCGCCCGCGTGCTGGACCGGATCGGCAAGGGCGACACGCTGGTCGTCATGCGCATTGACCGGCTGGCGCGGTCGCTGTCGCATCTGCTCGAGATCATAGAGCGGTTGGAGGCGAAGGGGGCGTTCTTCCGGTCATTGCAGGACCCGATCGACACCGCCTCGCCGCAGGGTAAGTTCACCTTGCAGGTTCTGGGGGCAGCGGCCGAGTTCGAGCGTGCCCTGATCCGCGAGCGCACCCGGGCCGGGCTGAAGGCTGCACGGAGCCAGGGCCGGATCGGCGGAAATCCGGGTGTGAGGCAGGGCGATCCCGCCGCTCTGCGCAAGATCAGGCTGGCGCGGCATGAGGGGTATATGGAGCGTCTGAACGAGCGCGCGCCGGATTGGGTGCCGCATGTGCGCCGGCTGCGTCCTGATATGGCTTGGGAGGATGTGCTGCGTCTCATCAACGCCCCCCTGCCCGAGGCGCGGCGTTGGACGCAAAGCCGCCTGCTGCGCGCGGTCAATGCCTATGTGCGAGATGGGATGCTGCCGGAGAGCGTGCTGGGCCGGGCCACGCGAAAGATGACCTCGGACCGCTTGCCGGCGCTCGTGGCGGCGATCCGGGGCGCAGACCCGCAAATCACACTGCAGGCGATCTGCGACCGGCTGGAGGCGATGCGCGAGCCCACCCCGCGGGGGCGCAGGCAGTGGCAGCCGTCTTCGGTCAAGATGCTGCTGGAGCGGGCCGAGAAGCTGGGGCTGCTGTAG
- a CDS encoding RidA family protein, whose protein sequence is MSEAARIGDIVFLAGQVPDDLTADVATQTRQVLANIDRVLAKMGCSKADLASVQVWLNDISDIGIMNRVWDEWVDRDNPPARATGGVRLARAGMAVEMIAIASARK, encoded by the coding sequence ATGAGTGAAGCGGCGCGTATCGGCGACATTGTCTTTCTGGCAGGGCAGGTGCCAGACGACCTGACCGCCGACGTAGCCACCCAGACGCGTCAGGTGCTGGCGAATATTGATCGAGTCCTCGCAAAAATGGGCTGTTCAAAGGCGGACCTGGCCTCGGTTCAGGTCTGGCTCAATGATATCAGTGATATTGGCATCATGAACCGCGTCTGGGATGAATGGGTGGATCGCGACAACCCACCGGCGCGCGCCACGGGCGGTGTTCGGCTAGCGCGTGCCGGGATGGCTGTCGAAATGATCGCAATTGCGAGCGCCAGGAAGTAA
- a CDS encoding type II toxin-antitoxin system Phd/YefM family antitoxin, with translation MWSLQDAKNRFSAVVAAALAGEPQEVTRRGKPAVVVLSAAEYARMLDAARAARGSFARHLLAQPCGELDESRPGVHPRDVAF, from the coding sequence ATGTGGAGTCTTCAGGACGCAAAGAACCGCTTTTCGGCGGTTGTTGCCGCGGCGCTCGCCGGCGAGCCGCAAGAGGTAACTCGTCGCGGCAAGCCTGCTGTCGTCGTCCTCTCTGCGGCTGAATACGCTCGCATGCTGGACGCAGCGCGGGCGGCGCGTGGCAGCTTTGCCCGGCATCTCTTGGCGCAGCCCTGCGGAGAACTCGATGAAAGTCGCCCTGGTGTGCATCCGCGCGATGTCGCGTTCTGA
- a CDS encoding AAA family ATPase: MYSHEDLGRLQGQSLRMQGWIRRQTFSPDDKKTLRRFSSWEVSELIFRINQSTFRGKLAADPNLPLGEVEEDGRQRWFSLDEINELRRRIRVNRKSLLPPRPEGKRAIRAAIANFKGGAGKSTVALHFAHAAALDGYRVLAVDFDPQATLSHSMGLSDVGEDHTVWGIMARDLERETDRMNAASEGAESGTALPRRKLPPSIRDLGLGPLRPADFIKPTAWSTIDIIPSCANAAFVEFASAQYRHLNPEWTFFAAVSRFLDSLPDDAYDLILFDCPPAIGYQSMNAVFAADVLYIPSGPGYWEYDSTTSFIGQLAEALGDLSDGFENFPTGKIALPKRFADIRFLMTRYEPSNELHQAMLSAFRQVFGDRMAEHPIELTRAVEQSGRFLSSIYEIDYREMTRGTWRRARATFDRAYEEFRGNLLAAWETLEDEV, from the coding sequence ATGTATTCGCATGAAGATCTCGGTCGGTTACAGGGGCAATCTCTGCGGATGCAAGGTTGGATCCGGCGCCAGACGTTCAGCCCCGATGACAAGAAGACTCTGAGGCGCTTTTCCAGCTGGGAGGTGTCGGAGCTGATCTTTCGGATCAATCAGTCAACCTTTCGCGGTAAGCTCGCGGCAGATCCCAACCTTCCCCTCGGGGAAGTCGAGGAAGACGGGCGGCAGCGTTGGTTCAGTCTCGACGAGATCAACGAACTTCGGCGGCGTATTCGCGTCAACAGGAAGTCTCTGTTGCCGCCTCGGCCCGAGGGAAAGCGCGCGATACGCGCCGCCATCGCGAACTTTAAGGGGGGCGCCGGCAAGTCGACGGTGGCTCTGCACTTTGCACATGCCGCAGCGCTGGATGGATACCGCGTCCTGGCCGTTGACTTCGACCCGCAGGCGACGCTCAGCCATTCGATGGGCCTCAGCGATGTCGGCGAAGATCATACCGTCTGGGGCATCATGGCGCGTGATCTTGAGCGCGAGACCGACCGGATGAATGCGGCGTCAGAAGGTGCCGAGTCAGGCACCGCCCTGCCCCGTCGGAAGCTACCGCCCTCGATACGCGACCTGGGACTGGGCCCTTTGCGCCCAGCAGATTTCATCAAGCCGACGGCTTGGTCGACGATCGACATCATTCCGAGCTGCGCCAACGCTGCTTTCGTTGAGTTCGCGAGCGCTCAGTATCGGCACCTGAATCCGGAGTGGACGTTCTTTGCCGCCGTATCGCGATTTTTAGATAGTCTTCCTGACGATGCCTATGATCTCATCCTCTTCGACTGCCCACCGGCGATTGGATACCAGTCGATGAACGCAGTCTTTGCTGCTGATGTGTTGTATATCCCTTCAGGGCCTGGATATTGGGAATACGACTCGACGACGAGCTTCATCGGTCAGTTGGCCGAAGCCTTGGGTGACCTGTCAGACGGCTTCGAAAACTTCCCCACGGGGAAGATAGCGCTGCCAAAGCGCTTCGCGGATATTCGCTTTCTCATGACTCGCTATGAACCATCGAACGAGCTTCATCAGGCGATGCTGAGCGCGTTTCGTCAGGTCTTTGGCGATCGTATGGCTGAGCATCCGATCGAGCTGACGCGGGCTGTCGAGCAGTCAGGCCGCTTCCTGTCGTCGATATACGAAATAGACTATCGCGAGATGACCCGAGGAACATGGCGACGTGCGCGAGCAACCTTTGACCGTGCATATGAAGAGTTCCGCGGAAATCTCTTGGCCGCGTGGGAAACGCTGGAGGATGAGGTATGA
- a CDS encoding glycosyltransferase family protein — protein sequence MMKCLVYADVNLNLIDGSSIWVQSVVEVLRSVYPDGRIVLLSREPMNGKGVSATLQKAEGIDIRICDQAGLQQARNEDRGTAGSVARDILSLDTQIGFDRIILRGTEIAAGLAAVPAVAPRLWAYLLESPDLGGGDETLVPVVRNAGGLLVQTDAQRSLLEALIPEASNKTSILPPMVSPVHPQADATVADAQHGVRFIYSGKYSYAWNVEAFFDIPARCSEAGIAASVTMIGDKVHKEKDDPGFRNRILRKFRETENVTWHGPMERKDAIAVAAAHDLGLCWRNDALNDSLEISTKFLEFASQGVPAVVNRTAAYEQILGRNYPYLQAVWLMS from the coding sequence ATGATGAAATGTCTTGTCTACGCCGATGTTAACCTCAACCTGATCGATGGTTCCAGCATTTGGGTGCAAAGCGTCGTCGAGGTTCTGCGGAGCGTCTACCCTGATGGCCGAATCGTTCTGCTCAGCCGTGAGCCGATGAACGGCAAGGGCGTGTCGGCAACTTTGCAGAAGGCAGAGGGGATCGACATCCGAATCTGCGACCAGGCCGGACTGCAACAGGCCCGCAACGAAGATAGGGGGACCGCCGGATCGGTGGCCCGTGACATTCTTTCCCTCGATACGCAGATCGGTTTTGATCGCATTATCCTGCGTGGAACCGAAATTGCCGCCGGGCTGGCGGCGGTTCCGGCGGTGGCACCGCGGCTGTGGGCCTATCTGCTTGAGTCGCCCGACCTCGGGGGCGGCGACGAAACGCTTGTGCCGGTCGTCCGCAATGCCGGGGGTCTTCTGGTGCAAACCGATGCACAACGCTCGCTGCTCGAAGCGCTGATCCCCGAGGCCAGCAACAAAACCTCCATCCTTCCGCCCATGGTCAGCCCGGTCCATCCGCAGGCCGATGCGACTGTCGCCGATGCGCAGCATGGTGTGCGCTTCATCTACTCGGGAAAGTATTCCTACGCCTGGAATGTCGAGGCTTTTTTTGACATTCCGGCGCGCTGCAGCGAGGCCGGGATCGCGGCCTCGGTCACCATGATCGGTGACAAGGTTCACAAGGAAAAGGACGATCCCGGCTTTCGCAACCGCATCCTGCGCAAGTTCCGTGAAACGGAAAACGTGACCTGGCATGGTCCGATGGAGCGCAAGGATGCTATCGCCGTCGCCGCCGCGCATGATCTGGGACTGTGCTGGCGCAATGATGCGCTGAACGATTCGCTCGAAATTTCGACCAAGTTTCTTGAATTTGCCAGTCAGGGGGTTCCGGCGGTGGTTAATCGGACCGCAGCTTATGAACAGATCCTCGGGCGGAATTACCCCTATTTGCAAGCGGTATGGCTGATGTCGTAG
- a CDS encoding ParB/RepB/Spo0J family partition protein, with product MTRKRRVFEIDLPVEDDSFPTGKEAGRRGPMAAAIVETADSTRERARIEAEIRAENDALAKEHVRLKRAGLIVDMIPLDSVDTTKLVRDRNPAPDPELAELVDSIREIGLSNPIRVEPSDGGRYELIQGWRRLSAYRRLRDETGDSERWGNIPAGIAARGDALEDLYRRMVDENLVRKDLSFAEMAQLALRYANDPLTGETDAEKAVAILFKSAGYQKRSYIRAFIPLIERLSNILLYPHEIPRALGLALARRIEEQPGVIAALEAEFSGWSDRSAADELSVLRRFSGLEQATSKVGARLGSSPDGLSEIEEDGSDLGAGQGTSGARARMTFQLERPQGKAKCTAANGRLEIRLGRDFTAVDRRRLENAIVQLLDQID from the coding sequence ATGACCAGAAAACGCCGAGTCTTTGAAATTGACCTTCCAGTGGAGGATGACAGCTTCCCCACGGGGAAGGAAGCTGGACGGCGTGGGCCAATGGCAGCGGCAATCGTAGAAACCGCCGATTCAACACGCGAACGAGCCCGGATCGAGGCTGAAATTCGCGCCGAAAACGACGCTTTGGCGAAAGAGCATGTCAGGTTGAAGCGGGCAGGGCTCATTGTCGACATGATCCCGCTCGACTCTGTCGACACCACAAAGCTGGTGCGCGACCGCAATCCGGCGCCCGATCCTGAACTTGCCGAACTGGTCGATTCGATTCGGGAGATTGGGCTTTCCAATCCTATCCGCGTCGAGCCGAGCGATGGCGGGCGTTACGAGTTGATCCAGGGCTGGCGGCGGTTGTCAGCCTATCGCCGCCTTCGGGATGAAACCGGCGATAGTGAGCGATGGGGTAACATTCCGGCCGGGATCGCTGCGCGGGGCGACGCGCTGGAGGATCTTTACAGACGGATGGTCGACGAAAACCTCGTCCGCAAAGACCTGTCTTTCGCCGAGATGGCACAATTGGCACTCCGTTATGCAAATGATCCGCTAACGGGCGAAACTGACGCCGAAAAAGCCGTCGCAATCCTGTTCAAGTCTGCGGGCTATCAGAAGCGGAGCTATATCCGCGCGTTCATCCCGCTAATTGAGCGCCTGAGTAATATCCTGCTGTATCCTCACGAGATCCCCCGCGCACTGGGCTTGGCCTTGGCTCGCCGCATCGAGGAGCAGCCCGGAGTCATCGCCGCGCTGGAGGCCGAATTCTCTGGTTGGTCCGATCGCTCGGCGGCAGATGAGTTGTCGGTCTTACGCCGTTTTTCGGGACTCGAACAAGCCACAAGCAAGGTCGGAGCGCGTTTGGGTAGCTCGCCTGATGGTCTGTCTGAAATTGAGGAAGACGGGTCGGATCTTGGGGCAGGGCAGGGGACCAGCGGTGCGCGAGCGCGAATGACCTTTCAACTCGAGCGTCCGCAAGGAAAAGCAAAATGCACGGCAGCAAACGGGAGATTGGAGATTCGTCTTGGGCGCGACTTCACGGCCGTCGACAGACGGCGTCTGGAAAATGCGATAGTTCAACTACTTGATCAGATAGATTAG
- a CDS encoding IS256 family transposase — protein MTKTNMDLSELLQKHDQGDLLRSIAEAVLQLIMEADVDGLIGAGRHERNGDRTTWRNGYRDRSLDTRLGTLNLRVPKLRQGSYFPGFLEARKTSEQALVAVIQEAWISGVSTRRVDDLVQAMGLSGISKSTVSKLCKDIDERVGEFLNRPLAGEWPYVWLDATYLKVRRGGRIVSVAAIIAVAANTEGRREIIGLGIGPSEAETFWTDFLRSLKARGLDGVKLVISDAHTGLKGAIARVFEATWQRCRVHWIRNALAHVSKGQHTVVAAAIRQAFEQPDRKHAGETWRHVAEQLRTRWPKLADLMDASEHDVLAYMAFPRQHRTKLHSTNPIERLNKEVKRRADVVGIFPNEASIMRLIGAVLFEQNDEWQTSSRYMMVEAFAQIDKEEIDPILSITTKAA, from the coding sequence ATGACCAAGACCAACATGGACCTGTCCGAGCTTCTGCAAAAGCACGATCAGGGTGATTTGCTTCGCAGCATTGCCGAGGCCGTCCTCCAGCTGATCATGGAAGCCGATGTAGACGGCCTGATCGGCGCCGGGCGCCATGAACGCAACGGCGACCGCACGACCTGGCGCAATGGCTACCGCGACCGGTCCCTCGATACCCGTCTGGGCACGCTGAACCTGCGGGTGCCGAAGCTGCGGCAGGGCAGTTACTTCCCCGGCTTCCTCGAGGCCCGCAAGACTTCGGAACAGGCTCTGGTCGCGGTGATCCAGGAAGCCTGGATCAGCGGTGTCTCAACCCGGCGTGTCGATGATCTGGTTCAAGCCATGGGGCTGAGCGGCATCTCGAAGAGCACGGTGTCGAAGCTGTGCAAGGATATCGACGAACGCGTCGGCGAGTTCCTGAACCGTCCGCTCGCCGGCGAATGGCCTTACGTCTGGCTCGACGCCACTTATCTGAAGGTGCGCCGGGGCGGTCGGATCGTCAGCGTCGCGGCCATAATCGCTGTTGCCGCCAACACCGAGGGCCGCCGCGAGATCATCGGCCTTGGGATCGGGCCATCCGAGGCCGAGACCTTCTGGACGGATTTCCTGCGTTCGCTGAAGGCCCGCGGCCTCGACGGGGTGAAGCTGGTGATCAGCGACGCCCACACCGGCCTGAAAGGCGCGATCGCCCGTGTCTTCGAAGCCACCTGGCAGCGGTGCCGCGTTCACTGGATACGCAATGCCCTGGCCCATGTTTCGAAGGGCCAGCACACAGTCGTCGCCGCCGCGATCCGCCAGGCCTTTGAACAGCCCGACCGCAAGCACGCTGGCGAGACTTGGCGCCATGTCGCCGAGCAGCTCCGCACCCGCTGGCCCAAGCTGGCCGATCTGATGGATGCCAGCGAACATGACGTGCTGGCCTACATGGCCTTCCCGCGCCAGCATCGCACGAAGCTGCACAGCACAAATCCGATTGAGCGCCTCAACAAGGAGGTAAAGCGCCGCGCCGATGTCGTCGGGATCTTCCCCAACGAAGCATCGATCATGCGCCTCATTGGGGCCGTGTTGTTCGAGCAGAATGACGAGTGGCAGACCTCGAGCCGCTACATGATGGTCGAGGCCTTCGCGCAAATCGACAAGGAGGAGATTGATCCCATTCTCAGCATCACAACGAAAGCCGCCTGA
- a CDS encoding DnaA N-terminal domain-containing protein: MAHGLAGDKHRQRLVLRLMALITTRYNWQRDELTMGQTEIARLWAVDQRTVKRDMARLRELGWIVVKRPGARGRVSVLGISFTNIMRDTQPSWPNIGPDFIARMGSTAGVADNQDDKDTTIVPFRRRQVSTATTDCWANACAFLAQNNPSQFDAWIAPLTDEGIEGGQLILIAPSRFHASYVRTNLMERLVTAVRTVDPSLSGVLLRS; this comes from the coding sequence ATGGCGCACGGTCTTGCTGGCGACAAGCATCGGCAGCGGCTGGTCCTGCGCCTGATGGCGCTGATTACCACCCGCTACAACTGGCAGCGGGACGAACTGACAATGGGCCAGACAGAGATTGCCCGCCTCTGGGCGGTCGATCAGCGGACGGTCAAGCGTGACATGGCGCGTCTGCGCGAATTGGGTTGGATCGTCGTAAAACGACCGGGTGCGAGGGGTCGGGTTTCTGTTCTTGGCATCTCGTTTACCAACATCATGCGTGACACGCAGCCCTCATGGCCAAACATTGGCCCGGACTTCATTGCACGTATGGGAAGCACGGCGGGTGTGGCGGATAACCAGGACGACAAAGACACGACCATCGTACCCTTCCGTCGACGGCAGGTCAGTACCGCAACGACTGATTGTTGGGCCAATGCATGCGCCTTTCTTGCTCAGAATAATCCGAGCCAGTTCGACGCCTGGATAGCGCCGCTGACTGATGAGGGAATCGAGGGCGGCCAGTTGATCCTGATCGCACCGAGCCGTTTTCATGCCAGCTATGTGCGCACCAACTTGATGGAGCGTCTGGTGACGGCGGTCCGTACAGTCGACCCGTCGCTCAGCGGAGTGCTTCTGCGCTCTTAG
- a CDS encoding type II toxin-antitoxin system VapC family toxin: MLILDTNVVSALRRPERAPQVAAWLAQQQEDQLYLSVVTLGEIERGIARQDKLDPSFATDLRAWLARTEQLFGDRLLPVDARVARIWGELSARLGHSGADLLIAATALRHDAVVATRNVDDFTPTGCLITNPFA, from the coding sequence ATGCTGATCCTCGACACCAATGTCGTTTCTGCACTGCGGCGTCCCGAGCGCGCGCCTCAGGTCGCCGCATGGCTCGCGCAGCAGCAAGAGGATCAGCTTTATCTGTCCGTCGTGACCTTGGGCGAGATCGAGCGCGGCATTGCCCGCCAGGATAAGCTTGATCCGAGCTTTGCAACGGATCTGCGCGCATGGCTTGCGCGAACGGAGCAGCTATTCGGTGATCGCCTGCTTCCGGTCGATGCGCGAGTTGCGCGGATCTGGGGAGAGCTGTCGGCCCGGCTTGGCCATAGCGGGGCCGACTTGCTGATCGCAGCCACGGCACTTCGCCACGACGCCGTCGTGGCGACCAGGAACGTCGATGATTTCACCCCGACCGGGTGCCTGATCACCAACCCTTTCGCCTGA